A part of Periophthalmus magnuspinnatus isolate fPerMag1 chromosome 19, fPerMag1.2.pri, whole genome shotgun sequence genomic DNA contains:
- the st6galnac gene encoding alpha-N-acetylgalactosaminide alpha-2,6-sialyltransferase 2: MALQRRLLVGLGTASSVFIVYLLCLRLDSPLSFVRQTETISFGVNSVEHSFSKWLQKLSPEHLKETNKETNKETNKETNKETNKETNKETNKETNKETNKEARKGNEVAFQDGTEDASTANAKDKSTTSNGTEKNTTVKPTTPTFTTPAGARTTTKPGFNQTTPGSEPEPKPEPKPEPKPEPKPRPTEPPFIGDSYYSEEHPPLTSCPLSIRKLVSQTDFGTRFRPDVPVLQWSKHLSQDQYERLKQYPGAHGWGGLSYQTLLDTLSALDSPVSGLLLDDLPLRLNASQCVRCAVVGNGGILKDSHKGPEIDQHHYVFRTNGAIIKGFEQDVGSRTTHYTFSTNTLRNSLRSYGGAGYSKPPQSKETRYIFLPDHDRDYLLMKAAATHSRVQSGPESNIDPAQFFGADVTKEKLKMYHPDFIRYLRNRFLRSNALKTKYKNIYRPSTGAVMLLAVLHSCDQVSAYGFMTPDYMKYSDHYYDKSFHPVGFFINHDLRLEMSLWQQLHQAGLIHLYMHQETSPNEV, from the exons ATGGCTCTGCAGCGCCGCCTGCTGGTGGGGCTGGGGACCGCCTCCTCGGTCTTTATCGTCTATCTGCTGTGTCTGCGCCTCGACTCTCCGCTCAGTTTTGTCCGGCAAACAGAGACGATCAG ttttggcGTGAATTCTGTAGAACACTCTTTCTCCAAATGGCTACAAAAACTTTCACCAGAGCATCTGAAGGAGACGAACAAGGAGACGAACAAGGAGACGAACAAGGAGACGAACAAGGAGACGAACAAGGAGACGAACAAGGAGACGAACAAGGAGACGAACAAGGAGACGAACAAGGAGGCGAGGAAAGGAAACGAGGTTGCATTTCAGGATGGCACTGAAGACGCCAGTACTGCAAACGCAAAGGACAAAAGTACTACAAGTAATGGTACTGAAAAAAATACGACAGTAAAACCAACCACTCCAACATTCACTACTCCAGCCGGGGCCAGAACTACCACTAAACCGGGATTTaaccagactacaccaggatcTGAACCAGAACCTAAACCAGAACCTAAACCAGAACCTAAACCAGAACCTAAACCAAGACCCACCGAGCCCCCGTTCATAGGAGACTCATACTACAGCGAAGAACATCCTCCTCTGACG AGCTGTCCCCTCAGCATCCGTAAACTGGTCTCACAGACGGACTTTgggacccggtttagacctgatgtcCCAGTCCTCCAGTGGTCCAAACACCTGAGTCAAGACCAGTACGAGAGACTCAAGCAGTACCCAGGGGCGCACGGCTGGGGCGGACTCAGCTATCAGA CTCTTCTAGACACGCTCTCTGCTCTGGACTCCCCCGTCTCGGGCCTGCTCCTGGACGACCTCCCATTGCGCCTGAACGCCTCGCAGTGCGTCCGGTGCGCCGTCGTCGGCAACGGAGGAATCCTCAAAGACTCACACAAGGGCCCAGAGATAGACCAGCACCACTATGTGTTCAG GACTAATGGAGCGATCATCAAAGGTTTTGAGCAGGACGTTGGCTCTAGGACGACTCACTACACGTTCTCCACCAACACTCTGAGGAACTCTCTGAGGAGCTACGGAGGAGCGGGGTACAGCAAACCGCCACAGAGCAAG GAGACCCGCTACATTTTCCTCCCGGACCACGACAGAGACTATTTGCTCATGAAGGCAGCAGCAACACACTCCCGAGTCCAGAGTGGCCCTGAAAGCAACATCGA CCCGGCCCAGTTCTTTGGCGCTGACGTGACGAAGGAGAAACTCAAGATGTACCACCCCGACTTCATCAGATACCTCAGGAACAG gTTCCTCCGATCGAACGCTCTGAAAACCAAATACAAGAACATCTACAGACCCTCCACTGGAGCTGTGATGCTGTTGGCTGTTCTGCACTCATGTGACCag GTGAGTGCGTACGGCTTCATGACTCCAGACTACATGAAATACTCGGATCATTACTATGATAAATCCTTCCACCCTGTCGGATTCTTCATAAACCACGACCTGCGTTTGGAGAtgtcgctatggcaacagctcCACCAGGCGGGCCTCATACACCTGTACATGCACCAAGAAACAAGCCCAAatgaggtctga
- the cep131 gene encoding centrosomal protein of 131 kDa: MHMTRSPTSPSALALPPSHMTPPPSGVSPGEALDLSISGSQITMMARRPSSASPGKTGKTFSRSVSVIGETRKHRNTLADSLGGSRSIKNLRRSNSTTQVNHTIGGRHSPEVRDEYLSLLNDGRKKLSPDTTTWNILDEQPRVLIQPSPRSSSSLDSQSGNKKREAGVCLAATFTANNRSNKGAVGNSVSTILHNNHHNTDKPLTPKSSNQRPSFNNLLKAGDGAGESSSVTKSQKNFSSCSPVLSAAPHRRQEATEEEAERFIEQVNHAAITIQRWYRLQRQRRQSNQTLNQTHHSQPQPPVQSELHQLLSSKRKEMEQRKLGDRKSEQHKDEERRRVREEKARLARLQAIQELQQKRTQRSLEPQFNSVEAEPSRNSGSKRGFKVGSETRLETRPESRPKTRPETGVQTRVIPESPGDKTQNHNDAQLNIDLSDLTFSAVSPTLSNHRRCTCEQRTCTEPVPEPVRLSVSRKKPPLICAPSHSPAFTANANTSTTAANTTTTNTTSANRSPAAPLSPSDNKANNTDTHLNIDLSDLTFRAVSPTSSNHRGSNCEQPLGHGPVSPSEQSRPQSKNTLTELLDSLRLLEEEPCKLQSNKKSYCKDNYTGTQDVDSPSLTADNLQRHVLQSFPPPDGGALLSEAKLQSIMSFLDEMEQSEQERPRSATSGSHKEMLLSEDELLAVEQASATAAELNGNMTRIRLELEEKNRSVHMLQAALAQQRELTVRHIKETEKELNRNFQLQKEQYESTIQRHLAFIDQLISDKKSLSERCEGVVSELKQVDSKYTKKIQQMQEQHDMVWQVLGPLCEEIKKLKELMAATEKVRREKWIDEKTKKIKEITVKGLEPEIQRLISRHKQELNKLRSLHEAELLQADERAALKYIQQTEELRERLEREREALCERERENVKSRYEKQLQEEELSLQQQRRRLYKEVSDEKERLAHLASRQRAELEELRRHLEENSSVASRALREELEKSREEQERRHQLEMKALQERLELERQTWEDTYKTKQQAWLRSQEREMKEELRRERDKEIELAIWTLEEQTSKEREESERAVENRVKRVREKYEAELQELERSERSSVEKHQETRQKLLQREEELMRATSELRLKDQTIQGLKQTCDKLTSERHSLAEVIREEFAERLVQTEVENRQLKTSVSELRARLRLELERVTREKEEELSQVHERVKAAILKKEETVNSLRKQHEAALKRADHLEALWEQQRKQLLEK, encoded by the exons CCCCGAGGTCAGAGATGAGTACCTGTCTCTGCTCAATGATGGACGCAAGAAACTCAGTCCAGACACCACCACCTGGAACATACTG GATGAGCAGCCCAGAGTCCTTATCCAGCCCAGTCCTCGGTCTAGCAGCAGTCTGGACTCTCAAAGCGGAAACAAGAAACGAGAGGCCGGGGTTTGCCTGGCTGCGACCTTCACTGCTAACAACAG GAGTAACAAAGGAGCCGTGGGGAACTCTGTGAGCACCATTTTacacaacaaccaccacaacacGGACAAACCTCTGACCCCAAAAAGTTCCAACCAGCGCCCGTCATTCAA TAACCTCTTAAAGGCCGGTGATGGTGCTGGTGAGAGCTCCTCCGTCACTAAATCCCAAAAGAACTTCAGCTCCTGCAGCCCTGTGCTCAGTGCTGCCCCCCACAGGAGACAGGAggccacagaggaggaggcagagag GTTCATTGAGCAGGTGAACCACGCGGCCATCACCATCCAGCGCTGGTATAGActccagaggcagaggagacaaAGCAACCAGACCCTCAACCAAACACACCACAGCCAGCCCCAGCCCCCGGTCCAGAGCGAGCTGCACCAACTGCTCAGCTCCAAGAGGAAG GAAATGGAGCAGAGGAAGTTGGGGGACCGCAAGTCTGAGCAGCACAAAGacgaggagcggaggagggtcagagaggagaaggCTCGGCTCGCCAGGCTACAGGCCATCCAG GAGCTGCAGCAAAAGAGAACTCAGCGTTCTTTAGAGCCTCAGTTTAACTCTGTGGAAGCCGAACCATCCAGGAACTCAGGGAGCAAGAGAGGATTCAAGGTTGGATCTGAGACCAGACtggagaccagaccagagtccagaccgaagaccagaccagagaccggggtCCAGACCAGAGTTATACCAGAGTCTCCAGGGGATAAGACCCAGAACCACAATG ATGCTCAGCTGAACATTGACCTATCAGACCTGACCTTCAGTGCAGTGTCTCCCACCTTGTCCAATCACAGACGCTGTACCTGTGAACAG CGCACCTGCACAGAACCAGTGCCTGAGCCAGTCCGACTGAGTGTGAGCCGAAAGAAGCCTCCTCTCATCTGTGCTCCCAGCCACAGTCCTGCATTTACCGCTAATGCAAATACAAGCACTACTGCTgcaaacactactactactaacactacttcTGCAAACAGGAGTCcggctgctcctctgtcacCCAGCGACAACAAGGCCAACAACACAG acaCTCACCTGAACATCGACCTATCAGATCTGACCTTTAGAGCAGTGTCTCCAACCTCATCCAATCACAGAGGCTCGAACTGTGAACAG CCTCTGGGCCATGGCCCGGTGAGCCCCTCAGAGCAGAGTCGGCCTCAGTCTAAGAACACTCTGACCGAGCTGCTGGACTCTCTCAGACTGTTAGAGGAGGAGCCCTGTAAACTCCAGAGCAACAAGAAGAGCTACTGCAAGGACAACTACACAGGGACACAG GACGTAGACTCCCCTTCTCTGACGGCAGATAACCTCCAGCGCCACGTGCTGCAGAGCTTCCCTCCTCCTGACGGGGGCGCTCTCTTGTCTGAGGCTAAGCTGCAGAGCATCATGAGCTTCCTGGACGAGATGGAGCAGAGCGAACAGGAGAGACCGCGCTCCGCCACCTCGGGGTCGCACAAAGAG ATGTTGTTATCAGAGGATGAGTTGTTGGCAGTGGAGCAGGCGtcggccacagcagcagaactgaACGGGAACATGACCAGGATCAgactggagctggaggagaagaACCGCTCTGTCCACATGCTACAGGCTGCTCTG gcccagcagagggagctgacAGTGCGTCACATCAAAGAAACTGAGAAAGAACTCAACAGGAACTTTCAACTTCAGAAAGAACAATATGAGTCTACTATACAGAGGCATCTGGCATTTATAGACCag ctGATCAGTGATAAGAAGAGCCTGAGTGAGCGCTGTGAGGGAGTGGTGTCTGAGCTCAAACAGGTGGACTCCAAGTACACCAAGAAGATCCAGCAGATGCAGGAACAACATGATATG GTGTGGCAGGTACTGGGGCCTTTGTGTGAG GAGATAAAGAAGCTGAAGGAGCTGATGGCCGCCACTGAGAAAGTTCGACGAGAAAAATGGATCGATGAGAAGACCAAGAAAATCAAAGAGATCACTGTCAAAg GTCTGGAGCCTGAGATCCAGAGGCTGATCTCGAGACACAAACAGGAGCTGAACAAACTGAGGTCTCTGCATGAGGCCGAGCTGCTGCAGGCCGACGAGAGAGCGGCTCTGAAGTATATACAGCAGACAGAAGAGCTGAGAGAAAGACTGGAACGAGAGAGGGAAGCACtgtgtgagagggagagagagaacgtcAAGAGCAG gTACGAGAAGCAGCTCCAGGAGGAAGAGCTGTCTCTGCAGCAACAGAGGAGACGTTTGTACAAAGAGGTTTCAGACGAGAAGGAGAGACTGGCACATCTTGCATCACG tcAACGTGCAGAGCTGGAGGAGCTCAGGAGACATCTGGAGGAGAACAGCTCTGTGGCCTCACGagctctgagagaagaactagaGAAGAGCCgcgaggagcaggagagaagaCACCAG CTGGAGATGAAGGCTCTGCAGGAGCGACTGGAGCTGGAGAGACAGACGTGGGAGGACACCTACAAGACCAAACAA cAGGCGTGGCTCCGGAGCCAAGAGCGAGAGATGAAAGAAgagctgaggagagagagagacaaagagatagAACTGGCCATCTGGACtctagaggagcagacaagtaaagagagggaggagagcgagCGAGCAGTGGAAAACAG AGTGAAGCGTGTGAGGGAGAAGTACGAGGCTGAGCTGCAGGAGCTGGAGCGCTCTGAGAGGAGCTCTGTGGAGAAACACCAGGAAACACGACAGAAACTACTGCAGCGAGAAGAAGAGCTGATGAGAGCCACATCTGAGCTACGGCTCAAAGACCAGACCATCCAGGGTCTAAAacag ACTTGTGATAAGCTGACTTCAGAGCGTCACAGTCTGGCTGAAGTGATCCGTGAGGAGTTTGCAGAACGTTTGGTCCAAACGGAGGTAGAGAACCGACAACTTAAGACGAGTGTGAGTGAGCTGAGAGCGAGACTCAGGCTCGAGCTGGAGAGAGTcaccagagagaaggaggaggaactcAGCCAAGTACATGAGAG agtgaaggcagccattttgaagaaAGAAGAAACTGTGAATAGTCTGCGTAAACAGCACGAG GCTGCACTAAAGCGAGCCGACCACCTGGAGGCGCTATGGGAGCAGCAGAGGAAGCAGCTCCTGGAGAAGTGA